The genome window CGACGTCATGAAGGAGGCCGAGGGCGAAAAACTGCGCGCCCTGGCGGATTCCGAAAACGTCAAGAAGCGGCTGCACCGCGAAGCCGAGGATCTCAAGAGGTTCGTGGGCGAATCCATCCTGGCCGATCTGCTGCCCGTGCTGGACAACCTGGACCTGGCCCTCATGCACGCCGACCAGGCCGACGACGCCTGCAAGAATTTCATCATGGGCGTGGACATGACCCGCAAGATTTTCGTGGATACGGTCAAGAGGCATGGTCTGGAACGCGTGGAGCCCTCCCGGGGCGAGGCGTTCAACCCCGAATTCCACGAGGCCGTGGGCATGGCCCAGGAGGCATCCCTGGACGACAACTGTGTGGTCCAGGTGGCCCAGAACGGCTACATCCTCAAGGGACGCCTGCTGCGCCCGGCCAAGGTCATGGTCAACAAGAAGTCCTAGAAAAAAGTCTAGAGACGTCTTTACAAGCGAATCTGAGTGCTTAATTGGAAATCACGTTTCCAAGAACGAAAACAAATTTACTACAGAATACAAGATTGAGGAGGACCTCTAATGGGTAAAATCATTGGCATCGACCTCGGTACCACCAACTCCTGCGTGTACGTGATGGAGGGCAAGGACCCGAAGTGTGTGACCAACCCCGAAGGCGGACGCACCACCCCGTCCATTGTCGCCTTTACCGATAAAGAACGTCTGGTCGGCGAGATCGCCAAGCGCCAGGCAGTCACCAACCCGGAAAAGACCGTTTTCGCCATCAAGCGCCTCATGGGCCGTTCCGTGGACGCCCCCGA of Salidesulfovibrio onnuriiensis contains these proteins:
- a CDS encoding nucleotide exchange factor GrpE, yielding MAKDKGTEIPINGVNDEKAMDEDMNEKNEAMETEDQELSLSEEELVALCREHVCPHCDVMKEAEGEKLRALADSENVKKRLHREAEDLKRFVGESILADLLPVLDNLDLALMHADQADDACKNFIMGVDMTRKIFVDTVKRHGLERVEPSRGEAFNPEFHEAVGMAQEASLDDNCVVQVAQNGYILKGRLLRPAKVMVNKKS